A single Thermodesulfobacteriota bacterium DNA region contains:
- a CDS encoding peptidylprolyl isomerase encodes MKRTRILALATLVALAVPMSTLAAPPAAEPEVLAQVGEDRLTSAGLEAQIQSLPPQLQAMLLRNPNMKEDMVNRWVQMTLLAKEAEARGLQDRPEFKAKLEEMRKAALAEELFTTTMAEQGQVTEAELKAYYDQNQAEFAKGEEVRAQHILVAVPEGAKPEDDANAKARVQEVQAALAKGEAFAALAQKYSDDPGSKAKGGDLGFFGRGRMVPEFEKAAFSTPKGKMSEPVRTKFGYHLIMVTDQRPGGKESFEEARPKIEARLSGDKNKDAMDSLLEKLKAKYPVTVHAGAVPPVAPPPVVPVPSPAKP; translated from the coding sequence ATGAAGCGAACCCGAATCCTTGCCCTGGCCACCCTGGTGGCTCTGGCGGTCCCCATGTCCACCCTGGCGGCGCCCCCGGCCGCCGAGCCCGAGGTTCTGGCCCAGGTGGGGGAGGACCGGCTGACCAGCGCCGGTCTGGAGGCCCAGATCCAGAGCCTGCCGCCCCAGCTCCAGGCCATGCTCCTCCGCAACCCCAACATGAAGGAGGACATGGTCAACCGCTGGGTGCAGATGACGCTCCTGGCCAAGGAGGCCGAGGCCCGGGGCCTGCAGGATCGGCCGGAGTTCAAGGCCAAGCTGGAGGAGATGCGCAAAGCGGCCCTGGCCGAGGAGCTGTTCACGACCACCATGGCCGAGCAGGGCCAGGTGACCGAGGCGGAGCTCAAGGCCTACTATGACCAGAACCAGGCCGAGTTCGCCAAGGGCGAGGAGGTGCGGGCCCAGCACATCCTGGTGGCCGTGCCCGAAGGGGCGAAGCCGGAAGACGACGCCAACGCCAAGGCCCGGGTGCAGGAGGTCCAGGCGGCCCTGGCCAAGGGCGAGGCCTTCGCCGCCCTGGCCCAGAAATACTCGGACGATCCCGGCAGCAAGGCCAAAGGCGGTGATCTGGGCTTCTTCGGCCGCGGCCGGATGGTGCCGGAGTTCGAGAAGGCAGCCTTCTCCACCCCGAAGGGCAAAATGAGCGAGCCGGTGCGGACCAAGTTCGGCTACCACCTGATCATGGTGACCGATCAGCGGCCCGGCGGGAAGGAGTCCTTCGAGGAGGCCCGGCCCAAGATCGAGGCCCGGCTGTCCGGGGACAAGAACAAGGACGCCATGGACAGCCTGCTGGAGAAGCTGAAGGCCAAGTATCCGGTCACCGTGCACGCCGGTGCGGTCCCGCCAGTGGCGCCGCCGCCGGTGGTGCCGGTGCCGTCTCCCGCCAAGCCCTGA
- a CDS encoding universal stress protein, producing the protein MEAIKKILVPVDFSENSKTVIDGALLFAKTFDAELNIVFVVQSFQDYSGFFVPHMPITQFEDEMRQSADKKMTDFLAETLPAGVRHTAKVLLGDVAEEIVAYGNEVGVDLIVMGTHGYKGLERVLFGSVAEKVVKGARQPVLTIPPAA; encoded by the coding sequence ATGGAAGCCATCAAGAAGATCCTTGTACCGGTGGATTTCTCGGAAAACAGCAAGACGGTCATCGATGGTGCTTTGCTGTTCGCCAAGACCTTCGATGCCGAGCTGAACATCGTCTTCGTGGTCCAGAGCTTCCAGGACTACTCCGGCTTCTTCGTGCCCCACATGCCCATCACCCAGTTCGAAGACGAGATGCGGCAGAGCGCCGACAAGAAGATGACGGACTTCCTGGCCGAGACCCTGCCGGCGGGTGTCCGCCACACGGCCAAGGTGCTCTTGGGGGACGTGGCCGAGGAGATCGTCGCTTACGGGAACGAGGTGGGAGTGGATCTCATCGTCATGGGCACCCATGGCTACAAGGGCCTGGAGAGGGTGCTTTTCGGCTCGGTGGCCGAGAAGGTGGTCAAGGGCGCCCGCCAGCCGGTCCTGACCATCCCCCCCGCCGCCTGA
- a CDS encoding ATP-dependent DNA helicase, producing MAALFAAGGPLARHLPGFEHRPGQAAMARRVAETLAAGGVLAVEAGTGIGKTLAYLVPAVLSRQRVVVSTGTINLQEQLLGKEIPFLRRHLDPDLSALLVKGRHNYLCRRRCQELLASPTPGLAGAEERQRLGRWQAATRTGDRAELDWLADEAPLWHAVAASSDRCLGSDCPESSACFVAALRKAAAAARLLVVNHHLFFSDLALRRTGFAEVLPRYESVIFDEAQHLEAVATQFYGQTLGQQQLLELARDVETAVTREGLPGPPALLQLARALASEAALFAALFPAERGRFLLAPLRQARPDWPQQVARLAGRLQGLADALAGEAAAAPLAAAFQRRAQDLADRLALFGLAPDPGQVLWYERRERSVQLAASPLEVGRQLAADLYPQVRAVILTSATLTVQGRFDYLQDRLGLDRDLASLVIPSPYDFAGRTLLYVPEAGFPEPGTPGFPPVLAARIEALLHASRGRALVLFTSMASMHAVHRHLAGCLPYPLLVQGSRPRAALLAAFQAEVDSVLLAVASFWEGVDVPGETLSCLIIDKLPFEVPSDPVVTARIERIRTTGGNPFREYQLPRAVMTLRQGVGRLMRSAHDAGVLAIMDVRLFTRPYGRIFLDSLPPSPLTRDLAAVERFFEDLTRDQG from the coding sequence ATGGCGGCCCTCTTCGCGGCTGGTGGCCCCCTGGCGCGGCACCTGCCCGGCTTCGAGCACCGGCCCGGCCAGGCGGCCATGGCCCGGCGCGTGGCCGAAACCCTGGCCGCCGGCGGGGTGCTGGCCGTGGAGGCGGGCACCGGCATCGGCAAGACCCTGGCCTATCTGGTGCCGGCGGTCCTGTCCCGGCAGCGGGTGGTGGTCTCCACCGGCACCATCAATCTCCAGGAGCAGCTCCTGGGCAAGGAGATCCCGTTCCTGCGGCGGCATCTCGACCCGGACCTCTCCGCCCTGCTGGTGAAGGGCCGGCACAACTATCTGTGCCGCCGGCGCTGCCAGGAGCTGCTGGCCTCCCCGACCCCGGGGCTGGCGGGCGCCGAGGAGAGACAGCGCCTGGGCCGGTGGCAGGCGGCGACCCGGACCGGCGACCGGGCCGAGCTGGACTGGCTGGCCGACGAGGCCCCTTTGTGGCACGCGGTGGCGGCCAGCAGCGACCGCTGCCTGGGGAGCGATTGTCCGGAGAGCAGCGCCTGCTTCGTGGCGGCCTTGCGCAAGGCCGCTGCCGCTGCCCGGCTTCTCGTGGTCAACCATCACCTCTTCTTCTCGGATCTGGCCTTGCGCCGGACCGGCTTCGCCGAGGTCCTGCCCCGCTACGAGTCGGTGATCTTCGACGAGGCCCAGCATCTGGAGGCGGTGGCCACCCAGTTCTACGGCCAGACCCTGGGCCAGCAGCAGCTCCTGGAGCTGGCCCGGGACGTGGAGACGGCCGTGACCCGGGAGGGCCTGCCGGGGCCGCCGGCTCTCCTGCAGCTGGCCCGGGCCCTGGCCAGCGAGGCGGCTCTCTTTGCCGCCCTGTTCCCCGCCGAGCGGGGCCGTTTCCTGCTGGCGCCCCTCCGGCAAGCGCGGCCCGACTGGCCGCAGCAGGTGGCGCGCCTGGCCGGGCGCCTGCAGGGCCTGGCCGACGCCCTGGCCGGGGAGGCCGCGGCAGCGCCCCTGGCGGCCGCCTTCCAGCGCCGGGCTCAGGATCTGGCGGACCGGCTGGCCCTCTTCGGTCTTGCGCCGGACCCCGGCCAGGTCCTGTGGTACGAGCGGCGGGAGCGCTCGGTGCAGCTGGCGGCCTCCCCTCTGGAGGTGGGCCGGCAGCTGGCGGCCGACCTCTATCCCCAGGTGCGGGCGGTGATCCTCACCTCGGCAACATTGACGGTGCAAGGCCGTTTCGACTATCTTCAGGACCGGCTGGGCCTGGATCGGGATCTGGCCAGCCTGGTCATCCCCTCGCCCTACGATTTTGCCGGCCGCACCCTGCTCTATGTGCCGGAGGCCGGGTTCCCGGAGCCGGGTACGCCGGGCTTTCCCCCGGTGCTGGCCGCGCGCATCGAGGCCTTGCTCCATGCCTCCCGGGGGCGGGCCCTGGTGCTCTTCACCAGCATGGCCAGCATGCACGCGGTGCACCGGCACCTGGCCGGCTGCCTGCCCTATCCGCTGCTTGTCCAGGGCTCCCGGCCCCGCGCCGCGCTCCTGGCCGCCTTCCAGGCCGAGGTCGACTCGGTGCTCCTGGCGGTGGCCAGCTTCTGGGAGGGGGTCGACGTGCCGGGCGAAACCCTGAGCTGCCTCATCATCGACAAGCTGCCCTTCGAGGTGCCCAGCGACCCGGTGGTCACCGCCCGGATCGAGCGCATCCGGACCACCGGCGGCAATCCGTTCCGGGAGTATCAGCTGCCCCGGGCGGTCATGACCCTGCGCCAGGGGGTCGGCCGCCTGATGCGCTCGGCCCACGATGCCGGGGTGCTGGCGATCATGGATGTTCGTCTTTTCACCCGGCCCTATGGCCGGATCTTTCTCGACAGCCTGCCGCCGTCGCCTCTTACCCGGGATCTGGCAGCGGTGGAGCGCTTCTTTGAGGACCTGACCCGTGACCAAGGATGA
- a CDS encoding polyprenyl synthetase family protein, whose product MTKDEFVARCAGEIAAIDQAMRQDLATVSSPLLRQVLEYALFAGGKRVRPLLVVLTARLAGAREPVLAPAMAFEYLHVATLLHDDIIDGAAKRRGRPVASAVWGATPAILAGDYLHARSLFLVGSLGGPACLAAVCGATAAMVEGEFLQLALAGQSLVGETDYRAVIQAKTAALITAACQVGGQLAKAAPEAVAALGRYGQGLGQAFQIIDDCLDYGGEEAVTGKATGTDFLEGKQTLPLILARERAPADDRQRLADLLAADPAARRAALPWVTALIAREGGFAQARQQAATLVAAALADLGTLPPAPERDLLAGLAGYVLSRRH is encoded by the coding sequence GTGACCAAGGATGAGTTCGTGGCCCGTTGCGCGGGCGAGATTGCGGCCATTGACCAGGCCATGCGACAGGATCTGGCCACCGTGTCCAGCCCGCTCTTGCGCCAGGTGCTGGAGTATGCCCTTTTTGCCGGCGGCAAGAGGGTGCGGCCGCTGCTGGTGGTCCTGACCGCCCGGCTGGCCGGGGCCCGGGAGCCGGTGCTGGCGCCGGCCATGGCCTTCGAGTACCTGCACGTCGCTACGCTGCTCCATGACGACATCATCGACGGGGCGGCCAAGCGCCGGGGCCGGCCGGTGGCCAGCGCCGTCTGGGGTGCCACCCCGGCGATCCTGGCTGGCGACTACCTGCACGCCCGCAGCCTCTTTCTGGTCGGCAGCCTGGGCGGGCCGGCTTGCCTGGCGGCGGTGTGTGGCGCCACGGCGGCCATGGTGGAGGGCGAGTTTCTGCAGCTCGCCCTGGCCGGTCAGTCCCTGGTGGGGGAGACGGACTACCGGGCGGTGATCCAGGCCAAGACAGCGGCCCTCATCACGGCGGCCTGCCAGGTGGGCGGACAGTTGGCCAAGGCGGCGCCCGAGGCGGTGGCCGCCCTGGGCCGCTATGGCCAAGGCCTGGGCCAGGCCTTCCAGATCATCGATGACTGCCTTGATTACGGCGGCGAGGAGGCCGTGACCGGCAAGGCCACGGGCACCGATTTCCTGGAGGGCAAGCAGACCCTGCCCCTGATCCTGGCCCGGGAACGGGCGCCGGCCGACGACCGGCAGCGGCTGGCCGACCTCCTGGCCGCGGACCCTGCGGCGCGGCGGGCGGCGCTGCCCTGGGTGACCGCCCTCATTGCCCGGGAGGGCGGCTTCGCGCAGGCCCGGCAGCAGGCGGCGACCCTGGTGGCGGCGGCCCTGGCCGACCTGGGGACGCTGCCCCCGGCCCCGGAACGGGATCTCCTGGCTGGCCTGGCTGGCTACGTCCTCTCCCGCCGCCACTGA
- a CDS encoding divergent polysaccharide deacetylase family protein produces the protein MPAKTGKETPRSAGRPPRRRSPRRPPPRRSLWILALALAALLGLTLAAAVHVIFLRPPTAPPEVAPAPPPVPAPELAPQPAEAPAAGPSQAPPASIIPQPADLRPVVAIVIDDLGYQLAEGRSWAAVAAPLTLAFLPHAPHTRELAELAHEAGKEIFLHLPLEADDPARQPGPGGLFRRMPPEEISRLLAEDLATVPHAIGVNNHMGSAFTRSPAALAPLFAVLAARRLLFVDSLTSPASQAYPLARQAGILAGRRDLFLDNDHAPQAVASQLRALMALAERNGRALAIGHSRAETRQALAALLPELQARLRLVAISRYLGDLQAAAPPAAVP, from the coding sequence ATGCCTGCCAAGACCGGCAAGGAGACGCCGCGGTCCGCCGGCCGGCCCCCCCGCCGCCGCTCGCCCCGCCGGCCGCCACCCCGCCGTTCCCTCTGGATTCTGGCCCTGGCCCTGGCAGCCCTTCTGGGCCTGACCCTGGCAGCGGCGGTGCACGTGATCTTCCTGCGGCCGCCCACCGCCCCGCCAGAGGTGGCGCCGGCGCCACCGCCGGTCCCGGCCCCGGAGCTTGCGCCCCAGCCGGCAGAAGCGCCGGCCGCGGGCCCGAGCCAGGCGCCGCCCGCGTCCATCATCCCCCAGCCCGCGGACCTGCGGCCGGTCGTGGCCATCGTCATCGACGACCTGGGCTATCAGCTGGCCGAAGGCCGCAGCTGGGCCGCGGTGGCCGCCCCTTTGACCCTGGCCTTCCTGCCCCACGCCCCCCACACCCGGGAGCTGGCCGAGCTGGCCCATGAGGCCGGCAAGGAGATCTTTCTCCATCTGCCCCTGGAGGCGGACGATCCTGCCCGCCAGCCCGGACCCGGGGGGCTCTTTCGCCGCATGCCGCCGGAAGAGATCAGCCGGCTCCTGGCCGAGGACCTGGCCACGGTGCCCCACGCCATCGGGGTCAACAACCACATGGGCTCGGCCTTTACCCGCTCGCCCGCGGCGCTGGCGCCGCTGTTCGCCGTCCTGGCCGCCCGGCGGCTGCTCTTCGTGGACAGCCTGACCAGCCCCGCCAGCCAGGCTTACCCCCTGGCCCGCCAGGCCGGAATCCTTGCCGGCCGCCGGGACCTCTTCCTGGACAACGACCACGCGCCCCAGGCGGTGGCCAGTCAGCTCAGGGCCCTGATGGCGCTGGCGGAGCGAAACGGCCGCGCCCTGGCCATCGGCCATTCCCGGGCCGAGACCCGGCAGGCCCTTGCCGCCTTGCTGCCGGAGCTGCAGGCGAGGCTGCGGCTGGTGGCGATCTCCCGGTACCTGGGGGATCTCCAGGCGGCGGCGCCACCGGCCGCCGTCCCTTGA